The window GTTTACGTTGTAAAGGACGATGGCAAGCTGGAGACATCATTGACTGATGCGGTCAAAGAAAGACACTATGATAAAGCGGTGAAAGATATATTGGAGAATTATAACACTCTAGAGAAAATAAAAAATAAGATAAAAGAGAAAGAAAAAGGGGAAATTTGATTTCCCCTTTATATTCGTACGGTATGCCCGCAACCTGGATCTATCCTCTATTCGAATGAGATACAGATTTTTTTATGGCTATAATTGCTATAATAGCAATGGGAATGAATATTAAAGAGTATTTATAATACAATGGTGCGGTGCTTGTTGGTGTGGTACTTTTTTTACCTATAGGTGCACCACCTGCCAAGCCCGATTCGTCATATTCAAGCGTGGTTTCCAGAAAAGGCTTAAGGGTAGTTACAAATTGATCCCTGGTATATAGGGTTTTATTTTTAAGCCCAAAGACATTTCCACCCGGACGGTATATTAAGGGTACAAAATATTCGTTATTACCCGCCGAAATGTATAAGAAATCGCTTCCTAAGGATGGAATACGAAAATGAATAAATAAATCTGCATTATAAATCTTATTTTGCTTGAAATAGTCTACGAGATCTTTTTGGTTGCTGCTAAAATAGCTTAATTCTGGGGATAGATGTCCGCCGATCTCCACTACTTCCCATCTACCGTTGATGTAGTCGATGGAAAAAGAAGCTACAGGGATTGCGGAACCACCATTTCTATAAATAACAGGTATTTCCCAGTGATATCGAGCATTTTTCAACGTCATTGATATTGGTTTATTATACATTAAGTTTTCTATAAGTTCTTTGTTGGCAGATACGACTTTGTAAGGTTTTCCATAGGACAGGTTCTCTGGGCTTGTAATATTCTTTAATTCCTCTCTTCCCAGATCATTTTTTCTTCTGAAAAGAAAATCTTTTGGATTTATATTGCCATTTGTTATTGCTTTTTCTACATCTAATTTTTCCTTTGAGTTAGTCAATGATTGCTGTTGGATTGCTGTATCAACGGGACTTGCCATTGATATAATTGGGAAGTATAAAAAAGACAGCGCTAATAAAAGCGAGATAATAATATTTTTTCTCATAATATTTCCTCCTCTTTTCCAGGAATAATTATATTATATATATACGGAATATCAACTATATTATGGAATGATATCTAATATAATAGAACAAGCATAACACATCCCCTCAAAGTCACCTGCCGAAGCTATTGAATTTTTTCGGAAGCAACTATTGTAAATATTGTAAATTGTGGATTAAAGTTATCTATACTTATCCTTGCATAAATATAAATATTAATGTATAATAATACAAAGATTTTGTCGCGAGGGGAGAAATGATGATGAGTGAAAACAAAAAGGTGGTTTTAGCTTATTCGGGAGGATTGGATACTTCTGTTATAATTCCGTGGTTAAAAGAAAAATACGATTACGATGTAATTGCGGTTTGTGTGAATGTGGGTCAGGGAGATGAGTTAGAGGGCATTGAGGAAAAGGCCTTAAAGAGCGGGGCATCAAAGGTATATGTGGAGGATGTGGTAGAGGAATTTGTCACTAACTATATATTTCCCACACTGAAGGCAGGAGCAATATATGAAGATAAATACCTTTTGGGTACGTCTTTTGCCAGGCCGTTGATTGCTAAAAAACTGGTGGATATCGCATTGGCTGAGGGAGCAGAGGCCATATGCCACGGCGCTACAGGTAAAGGTAATGACCAGGTTCGCTTTGAGCTCGCTATAAAAGCATTAGCTCCTGAATTAAAGGTGATAGCGCCGTGGAGGGAATGGGAGTTTAAGTCTAGGGAAGATGAGATAGAGTATGCGCAAAAGAAAGGTATCCCTGTGCCTGTAACTAAAGAGAAGCCCTACAGCATGGACAGAAATCTATGGCATTTAAGCCATGAGGGCGGTGATCTTGAAGATCCATGGAATGAGCCTAAAGATGACCTCTATATGATGATAGTGCCGCCTACCCAGGCTCCGGATGAACCTGAATACGTAGAAATAGATTTTAAAGAAGGAATACCTTATAAAGTTAACGGTGTGGAGTACGGTCCTGTTGAATTAATAAAAGTATTGAATGAAATAGCAGGGAGAAATGGAGTGGGCATAGCGGACATTGTAGAAAACCGTCTAGTAGGGATGAAGTCCAGGGGCGTATATGAGACACCGGCGGGAACTGTTTTATATATAGCCCATAGGGAATTGGAGCGCCTGACCCTTGATAAACAGACCATGAGGTTTAAGGATATGGTAGCCCATAAGTACGCAGAATTGGTGTACGATGGCATGTGGTTTACAACCCTCAGGGAAGCATTGGATGCCTTTGTAGACGTAACGCAGAAGAATGTGACAGGTACCGTCAGGCTGAAGCTGTATAAAGGCAGCTGTACCCCAGCTGGTGCTAAATCTCCTTATTCCTTGTACAGCCAGGAATTTGCTACCTTTGGCGAAGATCAGGTGTATAATCAGAAAGATGCGGAAGGCTTTATAAACATCTTTGGATTGCCTTTGAAGATCAGGGCATTGATGGAGAAAGGTAAGGCAAAATGAAACTGTGGGGAGGCCGATTTGAAAAGGATACAGATAAACTTTTGGAGGAGTTTAATGCCTCTATAGATGTGGATGCGAGGATGTACGAACAGGACATAAAAGGAAGCATAGCCCACGCCATGACTCTGCACAAGGCCGGTATATTGAGCGATGATGAACTTAAAGAGATCGTGGATGGCCTCAATGGTATATTGAATGATATAAAAGAAGGCAAAGTAGAGTTTACCAAGGAGAATGAGGACATTCACATGAATATAGAGGCGCTGTTGACCAGCAGGATAGGAGAAGCGGGGAAAAAACTGCATACGGCCAGAAGCAGAAATGACCAGGTGGCATTGGATTTAAGGCTTTATATGAGAGATGAGATAAAGGGCATAATCGAACTTTTAAAATCGATGGTAAATACCCTTCTGGATATAGCCGAAGATAATGTGGACACCTTGATGCCAGGATATACCCATTTGCAGAGGGCGCAGCCTATTACCTTAGCTCACCATATGCTGGCCTATTGCAGCATGTTTTTAAGAGACATAGGCAGGCTGGAAGATTGCGTAAAAAGAATGAATTTTTCGCCGTTGGGATCAGGAGCTCTGGCAGGTACTACTTATAATCTGGACAGGGAATATACCGCGCAATTATTGGGGTTTGACGGCGTTACACCGAATAGCCTTGATGCTGTCAGTGACAGGGACCATGGAATTGAGTTTTTAAGCGCTGCTGCCATAATAATGATGCATTTAAGCCGCTTTTGCGAAGAACTGGTACTGTGGAACTCAAAAGAATTCAGCTTTATAGAGATGGATGATAGCTTTGCTACAGGATCCAGCATGATGCCACAGAAAAAAAACCCGGATGCAGCGGAACTCATAAGAGGTAAGACGGGCAGAGTGTATGGTGACCTTATAGCTCTTCTAACGCTTATGAAAGGTTTGCCCCTGGCATATAATAAGGACATGCAGGAAGATAAAGAAGCGATATTTGACGGTATTGATACGTTAAAGGCGTGCATAAGGGTATTTGATGGGATGATGAAAACAATAAAATTTAATAAGGACAATATGAGGAATTCAGCTAAATATGGATACATGAACGCTACAGATATGGCTGATTATCTGGTGAAAAAGGGTATGCCTTTCAGGAAAGCTCACGAGGTCGTGGGGAAGGTGGTTAAGAAGGCCTTAGATGATAGATGTGCGCTGGAAGATTTAAGTATAGATACATTACGTTCTTTTTCTGATCTCTTTGAAGATGATATTTATGAGGTGCTGGACCTGTATAAATGCGTTCAGAGCAGATCGGTGATAGGTGGTCCTGCTAAAGAGATGGTTCACATGACTATAAATGAATTTAGGAAAGCTCTGACATGATTTACATTAAACAAAGAGAGCTCAAAGAGAGCCCTCTTTAATTTTTTTATTCACTTTTCTCAGTTTCAGTTTCTTTGCTTTTTTCTATTTCTTGCTGTGATGGGGGGTCAGCAGGTATACAAAGGATCTGTCCAGGATATATTTTGCTGGGGTCGGGTATTTGCGGGTTGGCTTTAATAAGTGCATCTAAAGAAATACCGAATTTTTTGGCGATTGACCACATGGAATCACCAGCTTTTACGGTGTAGTATGTCTGGCATTGGCATGGTGCTGGTGGATGTGGAGCAGGTGGGCAGTATGCAGGTATGCAAAGGACCTGTCCCGGATATATCTTGCTGGGATCGGGTATATGCGGGTTGGCTTTAATCAAACAGTCCAGAGGTATGCCGAACATATTGGCGATGGTCCACATAGAGTCGCCGGGCTTTACGGTGTAGTATGTCTTACATGGAGACGGTGGAGCAGGCGGGCAGTATGCGGGTATGCAAAGGATCTGTCCTGGATATATTTTATTGGGATGTATATGCGGGTTGGCCTTGATCAAACAGTCCAGAGGTATGCCGAACATATTGGCAATGCTCCACATAGAATCGCCTGGTTTTACGGTATAGAAATACTGGCATGGAATTGGATATGGCGGCATATGGCTTTGCTCTTCAATAGTCGTTTCACTGTATGTGATCGGGCTCATGGTAGGTATAAATAGTCTCTGGCCAGGGTATATTGTATATGGATACATTATATTGTTCACGTATATGATGGTATAATATGGCACGCCAAATTTTGTAGCAATACTATATACCGTATCACCGGGTTGTACTATATATTCTACACCGGTTACGGGAATGCGAAGTATCTGTCCAGGATATATAAGAGCAGGAACTGCAAGGTTGTTTGCAGCCACGATAGCTTCCACCGAAGTGTTGAATTTTTTGGCAATTAAATAAATGGTATCCCCCGGTTGAACTATATAGGTTATTTCTCGAGTGAGCATAATTATCCTCCTTTCTTTTTATCTATTAACATCCTATGATGGAGGGTTATTTTTGTGACTGATGCATATAAATTTTATCAGTGGGATAGTTTGAACTTAACGTTACCGGGGGAGGAGAAAAGGTTGCTGTACATTAAGGATTTTCATTTGGCAATTGTAGCAATTATTCTTGCATTGATTTTGGGTCTTGACATCTTTTATGACAGCGCAATCACAATGGTATTTAATCGCTATAATTATGATGTGGTTATAGATGCCGGTCACGGAGGAGGGGATCCTGGCAAAGTAAGCGCTAATGGGGTAAGAGAAGATATTATAAACCTCAAAATTGCGTATAAACTCAGCAGTATTTTGGAGAAAAATGGCATAAAAGTTCTTATGACGCGCAAAAGGGCTGATAAACTGGAGGATGGTTCTGATGCATCCAAGTTAAAGGGAAGAGCAGATATGGCCAATTCGTCGGGTGCAAAAGTGTTTATTAGTATACATTTAAATAGTTTTCCAGATCCTCAATACTATGGAGCGCAGACTTTTTATCAGAGGGGTTCGATAGAGGGAGAAAAGCTGGCGAAGATAATACAGGCTGAATTAAAAAAAGTAGATACCAGTAATTTCCGTGAGGCATTGCCGATTGATGGCTTATATGTGCTCAGAAATACAAAGATACCCGCTGTAATAGTGGAATGCGGTTTTTTGTCCAATCCCGAAGAGGAAAAGTTGCTACAAGATGATAGCTATCAGACCAGAATAGCTGAGGCTATATATAGGGGTATTAGTGCATACTTGGGCAAATGACCGTATTTATATTTTATATAGATAGTGAAGATTTGAACATTTGAAAGAGGAAAAGTTTAGTATATACTGTATACAGTATATTGACTACAAGAAAATATTATAGTATAATATAAGTACATGACGGGAATGATGCTGATTACCAGATGGTATACAAAGTACATGAAGGAGTGATATGTGTGGAAAGAGCGTGGAGAGGTTTTAAAGGAAATAAATGGCGCGAGAAAGTGGATGTGAGGGATTTTATACAGAATAATTATACTCCATACTATGGTGATGATAGCTTTCTAAAACCACCTACAGAGAGAACAGAAAAGCTTTGGAATAAAGTACAGGAGCTTTTAAAGAAAGAAATAGAAAACGGCGGTTTATTAGCGGCTGATACAAAAACAATTTCTACGATTACTTCCCATGGACCAGGTTATATAGATAAGGATAATGAGGTAATAGTAGGGTTGCAAACAGATGAGCCTCTAAAGAGAGCCATAATGCCTTTTGGCGGTATCAGAATGGTTCGAAATTCGTGTAAAGCGTATAATCTAGAATTAGACCCAGAAGTTGATGAGATATTTACAAAATACAGAAAAACCCATAACGACGGTGTTTTTGATGCTTATACACCCGAAATGAAATTGGCAAGACATGTGGGCATAGTAACAGGGTTGCCTGACGCATATGGAAGAGGTCGAATAATAGGTGATTATAGGCGTGTGGCCCTGTATGGCATAGACAGGCTTATAGAGGATAAGCAAGAGCAATTAAAGGAACTGGAAGTAGATGTTTTTGATGAAAATATTATAAGGCTTAGGGAAGAAATCGCTGAACAGATAAAGGCACTAAAAGAAATGAAAATAATGGCATCGTATTATGGGTTTGATATATCAAGACCAGCAGAAAATGCTAGAGAAGCTGTGCAGTGGACTTATTTTGGGTATCTGGCGGCTATAAAAGAGCAAAATGGTGCAGCGATGTCCCTGGGCAGGGTTTCTACATTTCTAGATATATATATAGAGAGGGATTTAAGAGAAGGTACATTGACGGAGGAAGAAGCTCAGGAACTTATAGATCAGTTTGTCATAAAGCTCAGGATCGTCAGATTTTTAAGAACCCCTGAATACAATGAGCTATTTAGCGGAGATCCTGTGTGGGTAACTGAATCTATAGGGGGCATGGGCGTTGATGGACGGCCCATGGTTACAAAAACTTCTTTCAGGATATTGCACACCCTCAACAATTTAGGACCGGCACCTGAGCCCAATCTTACAGTTTTATGGTCGGTAAACCTACCAGAAGGGTTTAAGAGATTTTGCGCGAAAATGTCGATCAACACCAGCTCTATACAATATGAGAGCGACGACCTGATGAGGCCTATATATGGGGATGATTATGGCATCGCATGCTGTGTTTCAGCTATGCCTATAGGTAAGCAGATGCAGTTCTTTGGAGCCAGGGTAAATGTGGCAAAAGCCCTTCTCTACGCTATAAATGGAGGCAAAGATGAAGTATATGGCGAGCAGGTAACACCACCCTTTGAACCTATAACCTCAGAGTATCTGGATTTCGATGAAGTGATGGAAAAGTACGATCAGGTTTTAGAATGGCTGGCCAAGACCTATGCAAATACCATGAACGTCATACACTATATGCATGATAAGTACGCCTATGAGAGGTCTCAAATGGCTTTACACGATAAAGATGTGGTTAGGACTATGGCTTATGGCATGGCAGGATTATCGGTGGCAGTGGATTCACTGAGCGCTATAAAATATGCTAAGGTAAAGCCTATCAGGAACGAACAGGGTATAGCTGTAGATTTCGAAATAGAGGGTGATTTCCCGAAATACGGAA of the Caldanaerobius fijiensis DSM 17918 genome contains:
- a CDS encoding argininosuccinate synthase; the protein is MSENKKVVLAYSGGLDTSVIIPWLKEKYDYDVIAVCVNVGQGDELEGIEEKALKSGASKVYVEDVVEEFVTNYIFPTLKAGAIYEDKYLLGTSFARPLIAKKLVDIALAEGAEAICHGATGKGNDQVRFELAIKALAPELKVIAPWREWEFKSREDEIEYAQKKGIPVPVTKEKPYSMDRNLWHLSHEGGDLEDPWNEPKDDLYMMIVPPTQAPDEPEYVEIDFKEGIPYKVNGVEYGPVELIKVLNEIAGRNGVGIADIVENRLVGMKSRGVYETPAGTVLYIAHRELERLTLDKQTMRFKDMVAHKYAELVYDGMWFTTLREALDAFVDVTQKNVTGTVRLKLYKGSCTPAGAKSPYSLYSQEFATFGEDQVYNQKDAEGFINIFGLPLKIRALMEKGKAK
- the argH gene encoding argininosuccinate lyase — translated: MKLWGGRFEKDTDKLLEEFNASIDVDARMYEQDIKGSIAHAMTLHKAGILSDDELKEIVDGLNGILNDIKEGKVEFTKENEDIHMNIEALLTSRIGEAGKKLHTARSRNDQVALDLRLYMRDEIKGIIELLKSMVNTLLDIAEDNVDTLMPGYTHLQRAQPITLAHHMLAYCSMFLRDIGRLEDCVKRMNFSPLGSGALAGTTYNLDREYTAQLLGFDGVTPNSLDAVSDRDHGIEFLSAAAIIMMHLSRFCEELVLWNSKEFSFIEMDDSFATGSSMMPQKKNPDAAELIRGKTGRVYGDLIALLTLMKGLPLAYNKDMQEDKEAIFDGIDTLKACIRVFDGMMKTIKFNKDNMRNSAKYGYMNATDMADYLVKKGMPFRKAHEVVGKVVKKALDDRCALEDLSIDTLRSFSDLFEDDIYEVLDLYKCVQSRSVIGGPAKEMVHMTINEFRKALT
- the safA gene encoding SafA/ExsA family spore coat assembly protein encodes the protein MLTREITYIVQPGDTIYLIAKKFNTSVEAIVAANNLAVPALIYPGQILRIPVTGVEYIVQPGDTVYSIATKFGVPYYTIIYVNNIMYPYTIYPGQRLFIPTMSPITYSETTIEEQSHMPPYPIPCQYFYTVKPGDSMWSIANMFGIPLDCLIKANPHIHPNKIYPGQILCIPAYCPPAPPSPCKTYYTVKPGDSMWTIANMFGIPLDCLIKANPHIPDPSKIYPGQVLCIPAYCPPAPHPPAPCQCQTYYTVKAGDSMWSIAKKFGISLDALIKANPQIPDPSKIYPGQILCIPADPPSQQEIEKSKETETEKSE
- a CDS encoding N-acetylmuramoyl-L-alanine amidase; translated protein: MLYIKDFHLAIVAIILALILGLDIFYDSAITMVFNRYNYDVVIDAGHGGGDPGKVSANGVREDIINLKIAYKLSSILEKNGIKVLMTRKRADKLEDGSDASKLKGRADMANSSGAKVFISIHLNSFPDPQYYGAQTFYQRGSIEGEKLAKIIQAELKKVDTSNFREALPIDGLYVLRNTKIPAVIVECGFLSNPEEEKLLQDDSYQTRIAEAIYRGISAYLGK
- the pflB gene encoding formate C-acetyltransferase is translated as MERAWRGFKGNKWREKVDVRDFIQNNYTPYYGDDSFLKPPTERTEKLWNKVQELLKKEIENGGLLAADTKTISTITSHGPGYIDKDNEVIVGLQTDEPLKRAIMPFGGIRMVRNSCKAYNLELDPEVDEIFTKYRKTHNDGVFDAYTPEMKLARHVGIVTGLPDAYGRGRIIGDYRRVALYGIDRLIEDKQEQLKELEVDVFDENIIRLREEIAEQIKALKEMKIMASYYGFDISRPAENAREAVQWTYFGYLAAIKEQNGAAMSLGRVSTFLDIYIERDLREGTLTEEEAQELIDQFVIKLRIVRFLRTPEYNELFSGDPVWVTESIGGMGVDGRPMVTKTSFRILHTLNNLGPAPEPNLTVLWSVNLPEGFKRFCAKMSINTSSIQYESDDLMRPIYGDDYGIACCVSAMPIGKQMQFFGARVNVAKALLYAINGGKDEVYGEQVTPPFEPITSEYLDFDEVMEKYDQVLEWLAKTYANTMNVIHYMHDKYAYERSQMALHDKDVVRTMAYGMAGLSVAVDSLSAIKYAKVKPIRNEQGIAVDFEIEGDFPKYGNDDDRVDSIAVDLVRRFMRKLRKHKTYRNAIPTMSVLTITSNVVYGKKTGATPDGRKAGEPFAPGANPMHGRDEKGAIASLNSVAKLPYDDALDGISNTFTIVPKALGKDEESRINNLVALLDGYISKGGHHINVNVLNRETLLDAMEHPEKYPQLTVRVSGYAVNFIKLTREQQLDVINRTFHQSI